The Candidatus Hydrogenedentota bacterium genomic interval GGTGCCGTCGGGCTGGAGCAGGGCGAGGATATCGAGGCCCCATCGCATCTTCTGCTCGGTCAGGCGCTTGTGAAGGGCCTCCGGGCCGGTTTCGCGCCAATCAGCGACGGTCTTCGTATCAACGAGGAAAGCGGCGATCGTGGCGAGCAATCGTTTCTGGTCGTCAAGCACCTGCCATGCGGAACGGATGTTAAGAGCCATGCGTTCATTGGTCTGACGGATCAGAAGCGTGTCGACCCACCACACTTGCAGGCTTGCCAAGATGACAGCGCTCACTGCAAATACGATCACGATGACAAGAGTAACTTTGGTGCGAAGTTTCACGGGACAAATCTCGCGCGTACCGCTGGGCGAATAGGGAATCCCCTGGAGTCCGCCGGCTACTTGTGCCAGGCGGCGTCAAAAAAACTCAGTTCCAATTCCATGGCTCGGCGGTAGTTGCTTCGAACGCGCTCGGTGCGCACGGCGTAGCGATCCAGCAGGTCCTCCACGCGACGGGCCAGCGATTCGAATTCGGCGCCACTATACGTAATGACCCAATCGCGGTACGGACTGTCGTGAGCAAGTTGCCGGGCAAGTTCTTGCCCGAGCCACGCGTAAAGGCGCATACACGGAGTCACGGCGGCGATAATCTCGCCGATGGGAGAGATGCCCGCGACACCCATTAGGAAATCGGTATACGCAAGGGTCGCAGGGTCGGGTCGCGGCTCAAGGTTGAGATCGTGGCGTTGCGCAATCTCCTGGTGCAGCTTCAGTTCCTCCAGCACGCCGTCCATCAGATCCTTCAACACAAAAAAGCCTTCGCGGTCCGGGCTCTTGGCAAGCGCGAGTGCGTAGGCTCGGGCAAATGCATCGAGGAAATACGCGTCTTGCTCCATATAGCGAGCGAAACGCTGCGGAGGCAAGGCGCCGGATGCGATACCCTGCACAAACGGGTGATCGAAGCACGCCATGGCAAGGTCGAGGTTTTCTCTCCAGAGATCTTCGGCGGTCATGGCGTTTCCCCTAATTCAAGAATGGCGCTCATAAAGGCAGGCAAGTCCTTGGGAACTTGAGCAGACACCATGCGTCCATCGGTAACACACGGTTCGTCGACCCAAATGGCCCCGGCATTTTCCAAGTCGTCTTTGATGGCATTAACGCTGGTCATGCGCTTGCCCTTTACGATGCGCGCGCTGATGGGCACCCAGCCTGCATGACAAATAGAACCGACAATAGCGCCTGCATTCCATGCCTCAGAGACAAGTCTGAGACAGGCCGGATAGCGTCGAAGCTTGTCGGGCGCGAACCCGCCAGGCACGACCAGGATTCGGACATGCTGCGGATTGACTTCATCGAATGCCAGGTCGGCAACCGCAGGATAGCCCTCTTTCGAACCGTAGGTCTCGCCTTTTGTGGGACCGACCACCTTTACGTCATACCCTGCTTCTTGCAGACGCAGGCGCGGATAGTGCAACTCGAGATTCTCGTAGATGTTCTCCACGAGGACAATAGCGAGCCCTTTGGAAGAGGCCATGGGAGACTCCTTGCGTGATCGTAACAAGCGGACATTCTACCTTGTTTGGGAGGGTGAGGGGAAGAGAAAGGACCAAAGCGATCGAAGGGACCTAATCGATCAAGAAAGAACGGACCGTTAATCGCCGCCCCAAACCAGAGAAGAGCCTAGCGCGGCCGCGTCCGATCGCTCGGCTGGTGATGCGCTCGACGCTGGAGCGGAACTCAGGGCTGCCAGTGGAGCCACATGGCTCCGAATCCTTCCTCGCGAGGCGTAATAGGCTGCGGCTCCGCAGCATCGAGATCGGACACATAGAGGCGGCGTGGGCCGCTTTCGTTAGATCCAAATGCCAAGTATTTGCCGTCTGGCGATGGTTTTGGATGGTAATGCGCCACGCCGGGTTTGCTGCGGGTGAGTTGCTCGATACGCCCGTCAACCGAAACACGCATGAGTTCGATGGCGTCGTTCACGCGCGCAGTGTAATAAATGGACGCGCCATCGATGGACCACACCGGGACGTCGCTGCTGCCGCCGTGAAAATCGAAGACGTCGATGACTGGGGTGACACCTTCGTATCCGCCGCGGTCGGCGAGCTTACGCAAGCCTGTTCCGTCCGGATGCACAATGGTTGGGTGGCAATTGTAGTGCTCGCCGGAAACAAACATGAGCCATTCGCCGCTCGGAGACCACAGGGGACAGAAATTGAAGGGATTCCCGGTGTCGATCTGTTTAGGCTCGGAACCGTCCTTGTTTGCGACGTAAACTTGGTAATCCTTGTGGTAAGCGATGAAACGCCCGTCGGGAGAGGCGCTGAAGCCGTATGAGAAGCCATCCTTACCCTGAGAGACATCGCGCTTGTTGCGGCCGTCACGGTCCATAAGAAAAGGATGCGAAATGCCGTTGATGAGCGCGGTAAAGCCCAGCGTGTTGTTGTCGTCCGGCACAAAGATGATACCGGCGTTGTAGTTTGACACGCGCTCGACCGCGGTCAGATTGACTAGATTGCCTGAAGTCATGTCGAGAAAG includes:
- a CDS encoding TenA family protein, translating into MTAEDLWRENLDLAMACFDHPFVQGIASGALPPQRFARYMEQDAYFLDAFARAYALALAKSPDREGFFVLKDLMDGVLEELKLHQEIAQRHDLNLEPRPDPATLAYTDFLMGVAGISPIGEIIAAVTPCMRLYAWLGQELARQLAHDSPYRDWVITYSGAEFESLARRVEDLLDRYAVRTERVRSNYRRAMELELSFFDAAWHK
- a CDS encoding type 1 glutamine amidotransferase — encoded protein: MASSKGLAIVLVENIYENLELHYPRLRLQEAGYDVKVVGPTKGETYGSKEGYPAVADLAFDEVNPQHVRILVVPGGFAPDKLRRYPACLRLVSEAWNAGAIVGSICHAGWVPISARIVKGKRMTSVNAIKDDLENAGAIWVDEPCVTDGRMVSAQVPKDLPAFMSAILELGETP